A DNA window from Labilithrix sp. contains the following coding sequences:
- a CDS encoding serine/threonine protein kinase, producing the protein MNANSLSSIRVVPATGEAIRGVGKYRYIGMLAEGGMADVYLAVTQDVGFEKLVVIKQLRPDLAQDPSFVKMFMDEARLAARLNHPNVVQTLEVGTDEKTGLHFIAMEFLEGVPYVRVARKKDALPPPLSFHLRILVDTLRGLHYAHDLRDFDGKPLNVVHRDVSPQNVMIAWAGGVKVLDFGIAKAALAAEARPEDFKGKLEYMAPEQACREEVDRRADVFSVGVMLHEALTRRRLFRKGDDKLMMLAEGRLPHVLHVAPSAPPRLAEICARAMAHERENRYPTADAMADELEAWLLSTQDASARDVGAYVAEVFASTRAKITHAVEEQLARFRRLGSTDEHTMPLQKLPFGFTVDAQETIPPGSMFGPPNAAISGETYRGLGTPVQPPRPETMSAPVVHAAAASIAAAAPLPPAPRTSNVALVVVSIALGTVLLAGAAGGLLVLRAKKQAPPAVEIDEPAPAPAPPPKPEETEEIEEIDYTIRAMPADAKIIVDGATLPNPAIGKRPRDAAQHTIRVEAPGHEPREETITFERSILVTIDLHPLPPPPEPAPKGKRRR; encoded by the coding sequence GTGAACGCCAATAGCCTGTCCAGCATCCGCGTCGTCCCCGCGACGGGCGAGGCGATCCGAGGGGTGGGGAAGTACCGGTACATCGGCATGCTCGCCGAGGGCGGGATGGCCGACGTGTACCTCGCGGTGACGCAGGACGTGGGCTTCGAGAAGCTCGTCGTCATCAAGCAGCTCCGCCCCGACCTCGCGCAAGACCCGTCGTTCGTGAAGATGTTCATGGACGAGGCGCGCCTCGCCGCGCGGCTCAATCATCCGAACGTCGTCCAGACGCTCGAGGTCGGCACGGACGAGAAGACCGGCCTCCACTTCATCGCGATGGAGTTCCTCGAAGGCGTCCCCTACGTGCGCGTCGCACGCAAGAAGGACGCGCTGCCACCCCCGCTCTCGTTCCACCTCCGCATCCTCGTCGACACGCTGCGCGGTCTCCACTACGCGCACGACCTCCGCGACTTCGACGGCAAGCCGCTCAACGTCGTCCATCGCGACGTCTCACCGCAGAACGTCATGATCGCGTGGGCCGGCGGGGTGAAGGTGCTCGACTTCGGCATCGCGAAGGCCGCGCTCGCGGCCGAGGCGCGGCCCGAGGACTTCAAGGGCAAGCTCGAATACATGGCGCCGGAGCAAGCGTGCCGCGAGGAGGTCGATCGCCGCGCCGACGTGTTCTCGGTCGGCGTCATGCTCCACGAGGCGCTCACGCGCCGCCGCCTGTTCCGCAAGGGCGACGACAAGCTGATGATGCTCGCGGAGGGACGCCTCCCCCACGTGCTCCACGTCGCGCCGTCGGCGCCGCCGCGGCTCGCCGAGATCTGCGCGCGCGCGATGGCGCACGAGCGCGAGAATCGGTACCCGACCGCGGACGCGATGGCCGACGAGCTCGAGGCGTGGCTGCTCTCGACGCAGGACGCGAGCGCGCGCGACGTCGGCGCGTACGTCGCGGAGGTCTTCGCCTCGACGCGCGCGAAGATCACGCACGCGGTGGAGGAGCAGCTCGCCCGCTTCCGGCGCCTCGGCTCGACGGACGAGCACACGATGCCGCTCCAGAAGCTGCCGTTCGGCTTCACGGTCGACGCGCAGGAGACGATCCCGCCGGGCTCGATGTTCGGGCCCCCGAACGCGGCCATCTCGGGCGAGACCTACCGCGGGCTCGGGACTCCGGTGCAGCCGCCGCGCCCGGAGACGATGAGCGCGCCCGTCGTGCACGCCGCCGCCGCGTCGATCGCCGCCGCCGCTCCGCTGCCGCCCGCCCCGCGCACGAGCAACGTCGCGCTCGTCGTCGTGTCGATCGCGCTCGGGACCGTGCTCCTCGCCGGCGCCGCCGGCGGCCTCCTCGTGCTCCGCGCGAAGAAGCAGGCCCCGCCCGCGGTCGAGATCGACGAGCCCGCGCCGGCCCCGGCTCCGCCGCCGAAGCCCGAGGAGACCGAGGAGATCGAGGAGATCGACTACACGATCCGCGCGATGCCGGCGGACGCGAAGATCATCGTCGACGGCGCGACGCTCCCGAACCCCGCGATCGGCAAGCGCCCGCGCGACGCCGCCCAGCACACGATCCGCGTCGAGGCCCCCGGCCACGAGCCGCGCGAAGAGACGATCACGTTCGAGCGCAGCATCCTCGTCACGATCGATCTCCATCCGCTCCCGCCCCCGCCCGAGCCGGCGCCGAAGGGGAAGCGACGGCGGTGA